The following are from one region of the Hyalangium gracile genome:
- a CDS encoding tRNA threonylcarbamoyladenosine dehydratase, giving the protein MDTQPPTASAPAPASTPAPTAPTAPETGANTLARPFKLSRRFDRTGRLLGDPSMERLASARVIVFGVGGVGSYAVEGLVRSGVGNLTLVDHDDVCVTNTNRQLHATVKGVGKSKAELMAQRCKEINPDVRVEARREFYREELAEQLLQPGQYDFVVDAIDNVKAKLHLLHRCVTLGVPVVSSMGAAGRLDPTAIRVEDLSETHMDPFAKDIRKLLKRKYGVETDRHTGITAVYSIEARRQPVPLRYDDASDGFLCVCPQDNEFHTCDHRTQIDGSVVFVTSAFGMNAAGVVVRRLASTR; this is encoded by the coding sequence ATGGACACGCAGCCCCCCACCGCCTCCGCTCCCGCCCCTGCCTCCACCCCGGCTCCGACCGCTCCCACGGCACCGGAGACGGGCGCCAACACGCTCGCCCGCCCCTTCAAGCTCTCGCGGCGGTTCGACCGGACCGGCCGCCTGCTTGGGGACCCATCGATGGAGCGGCTCGCGTCGGCCCGAGTCATCGTGTTCGGCGTGGGCGGCGTGGGCAGCTACGCCGTCGAGGGGCTGGTGCGCAGCGGCGTGGGCAACCTCACGCTGGTGGACCACGACGACGTGTGCGTGACCAACACCAACCGCCAGCTCCACGCCACGGTGAAGGGCGTGGGCAAGTCCAAGGCGGAGCTGATGGCGCAGCGCTGCAAGGAGATCAACCCGGACGTCCGAGTGGAGGCCAGGCGCGAGTTCTACCGCGAGGAGCTGGCCGAGCAGCTGCTGCAGCCGGGCCAGTACGACTTCGTGGTGGACGCCATCGACAACGTGAAGGCGAAGCTGCACCTGCTGCACCGCTGCGTGACGCTGGGCGTGCCGGTGGTCAGCTCGATGGGCGCGGCGGGCCGGTTGGATCCGACGGCCATCCGGGTGGAGGACCTGTCCGAGACGCACATGGACCCGTTCGCCAAGGACATCCGCAAGCTGCTCAAGCGCAAGTACGGGGTGGAGACGGACCGGCACACGGGCATCACCGCCGTCTACTCCATCGAGGCGCGGCGCCAGCCGGTGCCGCTGCGCTATGACGACGCGTCGGACGGCTTCCTCTGCGTGTGCCCGCAGGACAACGAGTTCCACACCTGCGATCACCGCACGCAGATCGACGGCAGCGTGGTCTTCGTCACCTCCGCCTTCGGGATGAACGCGGCGGGCGTGGTGGTGCGCCGGCTCGCCTCGACGCGCTGA
- a CDS encoding DHH family phosphoesterase yields MNVQVLFHDNCFDGAASAAVFTRFYRERFRPDATFTYRGLAHKPGAEGIDPAVFTGDENAIVDFRYSQDGRLTWWFDHHVSAFQQPGDEAHFRADSSGRKFHDPHRKSCTKYLADVARERFGWDASGMADLIHWAEIIDGAQFPSPRMAVALEEPALRIMTVLEANKSPDLIPQLIERMQTESLARIAASPLIAEPLAPLLERHQRNIEQVRAKARFERGVVFFDLADEGVDSLNKFIAYALYPEARYTLWVGQGPSRAKVSLGSNPWRPELRKHDLAAIAGRYGGGGHPVVAAVSFKPGELEKARAAYREILAELSA; encoded by the coding sequence ATGAACGTTCAGGTTCTCTTCCACGACAACTGCTTCGACGGGGCGGCCAGCGCGGCCGTGTTCACGCGCTTCTACCGGGAGCGCTTCCGGCCGGACGCGACCTTCACGTACCGCGGGCTGGCTCATAAGCCGGGCGCGGAGGGCATCGATCCGGCGGTCTTCACCGGGGACGAGAACGCCATCGTCGACTTCCGCTACAGCCAGGACGGGCGGCTCACCTGGTGGTTCGACCATCACGTCTCCGCCTTCCAGCAGCCGGGGGACGAGGCGCACTTCCGCGCGGACTCGAGCGGCCGCAAGTTCCATGATCCGCACCGCAAGAGCTGCACGAAGTACCTGGCGGACGTGGCGCGGGAGCGCTTCGGGTGGGACGCCTCGGGGATGGCGGACCTCATCCACTGGGCGGAGATCATCGACGGGGCGCAGTTCCCGAGCCCGCGGATGGCGGTGGCGCTGGAGGAGCCGGCGCTGCGCATCATGACGGTGCTGGAGGCCAACAAGTCGCCGGACCTGATCCCCCAGCTCATCGAGCGGATGCAGACGGAGTCCCTGGCGCGGATCGCCGCCTCGCCGCTGATCGCCGAGCCGCTGGCGCCGCTGCTCGAGCGCCACCAGCGCAACATCGAGCAGGTGCGGGCCAAGGCCAGGTTCGAGCGCGGGGTGGTGTTCTTCGATCTGGCGGACGAGGGCGTGGACAGCCTGAACAAGTTCATCGCCTACGCGCTGTACCCGGAGGCGCGCTACACGCTGTGGGTGGGGCAGGGGCCGAGCCGGGCCAAGGTGTCGCTGGGCTCGAACCCGTGGCGGCCGGAGCTGCGCAAGCATGACCTGGCGGCCATCGCCGGGCGCTACGGCGGGGGCGGCCACCCGGTGGTGGCGGCGGTGAGCTTCAAGCCGGGCGAGCTGGAGAAGGCCCGCGCCGCCTACCGGGAGATCCTCGCCGAGCTGTCCGCCTGA
- a CDS encoding sensor histidine kinase: protein MSSPLPPGNDLSGKMLTLAFVAVVGSFLAANIIVQRSSAAVGALSEEIIYNSAPSIEHLALVRRSVLETELVLSRFIHEPGHRRELGLALDEALARLKKGTHEYLILPVFAGEQSIRMDVEESWLSFDSAVKRARKAAESSSAAEASALFAQEVEPVGGRVLENVTRAIEYNAIRGRELAASIHENRRRTTWLANGLNAVCGILAVVVAWLLHREARTRRALFDAHTRSLEERAAELEQFAGRVAHDIRNPLSAARMAAELAIRKNPEDKVREPVNRIIRGLSRADAITTALLDFARSGARPDPGARTEPRTVIADMLAGFTAETEPLGIDLRCEPVPPVLVSCSTGVYLSLLGNLLRNAIKYMGSAEVRRVVVRVRDEGAFVRTEVCDTGPGIPPENLPSLFEPYFRVKSGGAEGLGLGLATVKRLAEGHGGRVGVASERGKGSTFWFELPRAGSSWESPQEGDDAPLPRPPEVHH from the coding sequence ATGTCTTCTCCGCTGCCGCCTGGGAACGATCTCTCCGGGAAGATGCTCACCCTGGCCTTCGTGGCCGTCGTGGGGAGCTTCCTGGCCGCGAACATCATCGTTCAGCGCTCCTCCGCGGCGGTGGGGGCGCTCTCCGAGGAGATCATCTACAACTCGGCCCCGAGCATCGAGCACCTGGCGCTCGTCCGTCGGTCGGTGCTGGAGACCGAGCTGGTCCTCTCGCGCTTCATCCACGAGCCTGGCCATCGGCGCGAGCTGGGGCTCGCCCTGGATGAGGCCCTGGCGCGCTTGAAGAAGGGGACGCACGAGTACTTGATCCTTCCAGTCTTCGCCGGAGAGCAGTCGATCCGGATGGACGTGGAGGAGTCCTGGCTGAGCTTCGACAGCGCGGTCAAACGAGCGCGCAAGGCCGCCGAGTCGAGCTCGGCGGCGGAGGCGAGCGCGCTCTTCGCTCAGGAGGTGGAGCCGGTGGGGGGGCGTGTCCTCGAGAACGTCACGCGTGCCATCGAGTACAACGCCATCCGGGGCCGGGAGCTGGCGGCGAGCATCCATGAGAACCGCCGCCGGACCACGTGGCTCGCGAACGGCCTCAATGCGGTCTGCGGCATCCTGGCCGTGGTCGTGGCGTGGTTGCTCCACCGCGAGGCGCGCACCCGCCGCGCGCTCTTCGACGCACACACCCGGTCGCTCGAGGAGCGGGCCGCGGAGCTGGAGCAGTTCGCGGGGCGCGTCGCCCATGACATCCGGAACCCACTGTCAGCGGCCCGGATGGCCGCCGAGCTCGCGATCCGAAAGAATCCAGAGGACAAGGTCCGCGAGCCCGTGAACCGCATCATCCGGGGGCTCTCGAGGGCGGATGCGATCACCACCGCGCTGCTCGACTTCGCACGCTCCGGCGCCAGGCCGGATCCCGGTGCTCGGACCGAGCCCCGCACGGTCATTGCCGACATGCTGGCGGGCTTCACGGCCGAGACAGAGCCGCTCGGCATCGATCTTCGCTGCGAGCCGGTTCCCCCGGTCCTCGTCTCGTGCAGCACGGGGGTCTACTTGAGCCTGCTCGGCAACCTGCTCCGCAATGCCATCAAATACATGGGGAGCGCGGAGGTCCGACGGGTCGTCGTTCGAGTGAGGGATGAGGGCGCCTTCGTTCGGACGGAGGTCTGCGACACGGGCCCGGGGATTCCCCCCGAGAACCTGCCCTCCCTGTTCGAGCCGTACTTCCGTGTGAAAAGTGGCGGCGCGGAGGGGCTCGGGCTGGGGCTGGCGACCGTGAAGCGGCTGGCCGAGGGGCATGGAGGGCGCGTGGGCGTCGCCTCCGAGCGTGGGAAGGGGAGCACCTTCTGGTTCGAGCTCCCACGGGCAGGCTCCTCCTGGGAGTCTCCCCAGGAGGGCGATGACGCTCCGCTCCCCCGGCCGCCGGAGGTCCATCACTGA
- a CDS encoding TatD family hydrolase — protein MIDTHCHLDASRFDPDRPDVLTRAWAAGLEGIVIPAVGPDTWEPLLELPRSDARVQVGLGIHPQLLPELPPAQDAEHLERLDALLARGGAVAVGECGLDGPSQTGAPLERQLRVLRGHVALARKHGLPVLMHCHRLHPAMIEFLKEEPLPEAGILMHSYSGGVELARFYVQQGCHFSFAGPVTWAEARKPLDALRAIPPDRLMAETDSPDQAPAPHRGQRSEPGYLPRIIEGMARVLGEPVEALAQRTTANARRFFREAFPPPSR, from the coding sequence ATGATCGACACCCACTGCCACCTCGATGCCTCGCGGTTCGACCCGGACCGTCCCGACGTCCTCACCCGCGCGTGGGCCGCGGGCCTGGAGGGCATCGTGATTCCCGCCGTCGGCCCCGACACCTGGGAGCCGCTGCTGGAGCTGCCCCGGAGCGACGCCCGCGTGCAGGTGGGGCTCGGCATCCACCCCCAGCTGCTGCCGGAGCTGCCACCGGCGCAGGACGCGGAGCACCTGGAGCGGCTGGACGCGCTGCTGGCCCGGGGCGGCGCCGTGGCGGTGGGCGAGTGCGGACTCGATGGCCCTTCCCAGACTGGCGCGCCGCTGGAGCGACAGCTGCGGGTGCTGCGAGGGCACGTGGCGCTGGCGCGCAAGCACGGGCTGCCGGTGCTGATGCACTGCCACCGGCTGCACCCGGCGATGATCGAGTTCCTCAAGGAAGAGCCCCTCCCGGAGGCGGGCATCCTCATGCACAGCTACAGCGGAGGCGTGGAGCTGGCGCGCTTCTACGTGCAGCAGGGTTGCCACTTCTCCTTCGCGGGCCCGGTGACGTGGGCCGAGGCGCGCAAGCCGCTGGATGCCCTGCGGGCCATCCCCCCGGATCGGCTGATGGCGGAGACGGACTCGCCGGATCAGGCCCCCGCGCCCCACCGGGGGCAGCGCTCGGAGCCCGGCTATCTGCCCCGCATCATTGAGGGAATGGCCCGGGTGCTGGGCGAGCCCGTCGAGGCGCTTGCCCAGCGGACGACCGCCAACGCCCGCCGCTTCTTCCGGGAAGCCTTTCCCCCTCCTTCGCGGTAG